The Plasmodium yoelii strain 17X genome assembly, chromosome: 14 DNA segment TGAGGGAATAtacttattatatttattatcaatattaatacattCGAAATAAGCTGTATTTTCCGTGTGTTTATCTAtttcactatttttatatccatTGTTTTCTTCTGAAACACCATCTtcttttttactatttttatcattacaTACCTcgttattttcttctttttcttcataTTTCTTGGATTCCTTTTTACTTGGCATATTTGTAGGATATTTTGGAATTACAGAATAAAACATGTATGGCtgattatgaaaatttatttcaCTTTTATTTCCACTATCCTTATCTTTTTTGTCCTCTTCTAAAAAAGATGAAGAAAACGTTTTATTAACAGGTTCGATTTTATTGATTACTTCATCATTAATATAGCTAGTTACacttttccatatttttgtatatgtGTATGGATAAATCATAATAGAgtctttattatatttgattAAATTATCATCCATAAAATCAATTTTATgaagattaaaaaaatatttataaatactaTTGTCTTCTtttaaatattgaaaattcTTATCTTTTAAGTTATATTTTAAGactaataatttattttcttcatcaaaGTAAACAAATCTACTATTTCTCATTTCTtcacaattattttttttcatttcattCATTTTAAATTCTTTAGTTATATCATTTCTAGTACCAACTAATACATCATCACTccaataaagaaaatgactTCCTTttgttataaatttaataattttatatggtGTATCTATTGAAAAATTAGAATAATCTAATCCTACATTCAATTTTATACTTTCTTTAAATGAATCATGTTTTTTACtactattatttatttttccaaaATTATCCTTTTTGAATGTACTTAATATCATTTCTTCAAATTTTTCATCAGTTAAATTTTGATTATGTAATTCAGGattttcttcattaattGTTCCATCATTCAACTCTTCATTCAtttgttcattttctttctcataatttatattatccaaCAAATTTATTACATTACTTTCACCATTTTTATCTACACTCTTATAGacatctttttcatttttcccCTCATAATCAATTACCAAAACAAGAGAGCATTTATCGTTATACAAAAAAGAATTGTCTCCATCATTCGGGTTTCCATTTGAAACGCCTGTTTCAATCATtctgttattttatttgttaatgaCGAAAATACTAAagatcaaatatattttattatcactttgcttttaaaaatttaatgaaacatttattttttttccataattTTTACCGttgcattattttttacaaaattccttattcttcatttattttcgcaacacatttttttacttcctaaaattataaacatatttacTAACCTGTGCATTTAAAATgtgatatataaaaaaaatgcataaaaatatataataaataaataaataataaaacgaACGAAATAATcccaaaatatatatgcatatcaAATATAATCcctattttttattccttattgttattttttttttattttcccaaAAGGGCCATATACTAAGGATACATGAATTATCACGCCAATAGAATGTAATACATTAATATCATATAATAAGaatatcattttatataattgttgTATTTCTTTCCCTTTTTATTCGAATATAACCcttataatatacattttaagGAATAAACGTTTCGTACGTCTCTCTGTTTTTATTTCAAACTTGTTTAGTCTTTTCTTGCAAAACATGATATATGATCCCATCGATTTCGAGGCTTTGAAAAAGGAAATCAAAAACGAAGAGGAAAATAACAGCATCAAAACTGACAATCAATATAATATCTTATCAaatgcaaaaataaaattcaaaataataaactcCTTCTacctatataattatatgcaACTTCTTTTAGACCAggggaaaaataaaactatattTATCGTAGATATAAGAAATGAAAACTTCCATAATCAgggatatattaaaaattcaataCACATAAATGATgctaacaaaataaatacaattaaaaatgaaataataaaaaaaaaaaacgaaaatattaaaattatattttatgataatgAAGATGTTCAAGATCTAAATAAGTATCAAAATATTGTAGCTTTTCATTTTTCAGAACTTAAAGctgatttttattttttaaaaggaGGTTATAcaaattggaaaaaaaaattctattTTCTTTGCTTAAAGGGTGATCAAAAAGATGCTTCCATGCCTTCTATTATTGTAAATACTACTCTTAATACCACACCTAATCATATTAATAGTCTTAGCACTATCGACTCTCTGGCTTCATATATTAACTATCCCATAAAAATATGTGATAATGTCTATGTAGGAAATTTGATCCATATTAATAATGCGCTTGTATATCATTACTTAGAAATATTATGCGTATATGATTTGACTTCCTCTGGTTTtgttatgaaaaataataaagggATCAAATATTTAAGGTACAATACTGCAAAAGGAGAGCTTGAACATAAAAACTTCAAAAAAGATGATTCCATAAATTATACTAGCTTTTTAGATAACTGTATGATTTCTCACATTATAAGTAGTATGGTTTTAAACATAAATTTTGATCATATAGAAGACggaaaaattgaaaataattctgATAATACTATAAACAAGTCTGGAAAAAACATATTAGAAAATAATGCtattataaataacaataagCATCAGcctaataatttaaaaaaaaatattttaataatatgtaaTGATGGAATAAAAGACGAatcaaataaacaaaaaatgaatagtATTAGTTTAATAATTTCGATgtgttatattatatatagtaaaaaGTATAACCTTAATTTAGCAATTGcttatatgattaaaatatgCAATAATCTAAGTATATCTTCCCAAACGCGAactattttacaaaatttttaCAACTACTTAGTAcgaattaattttaatatacatataaatccATCTTCTaaggataatataaataatcgaAAATGTAAAATTGAGAATTTTCAAGACTcttctattaatattaaGGATAATCCTCCAAACAATCATAATAACAGAGACATAAACCAACCACAAATTAGTAATTCAAATAAATCAATGGTAGTAAAtgctttaaaaaatgaagaactTCTCAacttaattaaaaaatatgaagtaAATATTTCCCATGTTCTACTAGACTATTCAAATGAATATGTTATTTACATAAATAgagaatatataatagaagATATTGAAATAATTGAAGAAAAGGCTCAAGAAATTGAATATACTTATTATGAGTATTTAATTCAATCTTTgttatattacatatataataaaaaggaGCAGGATATAAActttgataaaataaatattgtattaaaaatattaaaaaatatcaatagcgataataaaatagacaATTCATATAAATTCCCTTATTGctcattaattttaataagcTTATGTAAAATTcttaattttgaaaattcaACTGAGTTCGAAAAtacagaaaaaataaaatatgaatcgTATACAAATATCAAATTTGATGTATTTTCCATATTATGTAATAGTATTATTACATGTAttgattttattatatataactatgaaaataattgtaattttaaaatagctTCAAAAGAATACGAATTAACGATAAAGACTACATCTCAGGACTTAAAAGATAAATctattgataaaaatatttatatgatatttttatcattaaaatatttattaagtgTTTTTTTCCAGTTTTATCTTTATCCATCTATTTCGAAAAATAAATCTTCATATATAGATCAAATGTATAATACATTGCAACAAATTGATAAGTTCGcagattattattattctatttttaatataaatattaactcatttataaatgataattataaGGCACAAGTATGCCCCTTTGATTATTTGCCACTTTACCTTTCTGATATATTAAGGccatttattataatcacCAATTATCTCGAATAAATTCAAATCGTTCAAATACATATACACTTTGTGCCAACATTCATTTTGAAGTTACATAATAGTGATGTTATTCCATTTCCCTTTTTAAccaatattttattgtaGAAAATTTcatttgttatatatatacaaatatcaagttttaatatatgatttcCATTGTTTATATATCGATATTATGCtactattatttaaaaatttgtttttttttacgttaaatatttaaaaaatgaaaaaataacacATTGATTTTTAAacagaaaaatatattatttaaaaataaaaagtaaaggatatatatgcatataataatgcacACATTtgtgtaaatatttttaaaacattacatttttttgagATATGAATACAATGTTGGAAATGAATCGGCGCCAAAGGTTGCATGATATATTGCAATTCCCAAAAGATCttgtaatatataatttgtaatttttgtgaaaaaaagaaattttgcctcaataaaattaaaatatataaaaacaagaAGTGGACACACGTAAGATAAGAAGTTGTACACAATCTCTTCGTtgattctaaaaaaaaacaaaaaaaaacaaaaaaaaaatatttgcaaAATGATACATTTGCAtctattaaataattttgttgGTACAATCCataacattaaattatataaacgGTTAAATaacttcatattttttatttttacaagtCATTTAAGAAATAAGGCAAATATGGCTCGATAACACCCCATCCATCAAATCCAAGAATAGGgcaaatatttaaaagaaatgATTCTACTAGGAAAGATATTGATGTTGCTAAAGATATGAATAAAGCAGGATGGGGATTCAcattcaattttttattattttttaaaaaagtgtacatgttataaaaaaaaacaaatagtaaaatatataaaatatctgATATTGGACCagacaaaaatataaaagataacTGAAATCTACTTCTTATAAAATGCAGTTGCAACCAATATAAATTTCCTGGTATACCAAATCCTGttataaataatgttattaatGGTATTATCAACGTATGGAATATGTCCAAATAATTCAAAATGTCCAAATATAAATACCCTTTATAAACCATTGTAATATCGCCATATTTGTAAGCAACTAAAGCATGAGCAAACTCATGTAAACATAAGGATATTATAAATGACAAAAATACaaacaaaacaaatataGTATAAGAATTGTAaaagtataaaataaaaaaacaaatggaAAGCAAATATGATATTGTTAAGAATAAATGCCCAATATAATAACCATTCAGTATAATTGATAAATGTATTACACTTATCAAAAATAATGGTAGTAATgacaatataaatgataaatagCTTTGACGTTTATAATCCCAATAacttttttcattatctaTTAACAACCAATTACTTGATAATTGTTTTTTCTCCGTTTGaacattattaaaatatgatattatatttcttGAAGTCATCTTCTTTCcccttttttcttttctttatCTTTTTCCTCCTGCTTTCCTACACATTATATTTCatgtttataaatttatcattttaatGATATCTTCAATTACACTCGCCAAATATGttcgtttttttatttttttaaaaatatttatctttGTTTTCACATATAACAAtgtttttattcttattcgTTActcttattattattatttatttccacAGTTTTATCCCCACCTTGGTTATTACCcttaacatattttaaattattttacaataattaatatatatcagtACATATACAATATGCATAAGATTGCATCTTCATAGCTACATGTCATTCTTATACACTAAACAATACACAAGCTACCATTTaatcatttaattttaattttgttattaaCATATGTAATATCTTTGTTAAAAAGTGTTATATTATGCATAAGCGACTTTTTcttaatatttatacataaatgCGTTGTTTTGATATcgatatgttttattttttttaaattaatatattaacgaactcattttttattttaatttatgctTACAATATATGGTATAtcccatttttatttcataataaaaatacattcATTGATGTATATGTTTTTtggatatttattattaatacattttttgccgattaaaaatattttttttatcattacaCCTTTTCTGGGCATTCCCTTTTATACGTAATCATATTAATAGATAGAAAAATACGAGGCAGTATCCACTTACACATATTTCTGAATTAAAATGAGcaattcatttttaaattcattcgtatatatttatattatccttGAACTGagactaaaaaaaatatatacacaaaatagataaataatatgatattaaCTATTCACTTGAATACCcatcatttaaattataaaaaactattaattatataatctCTCACAAAATTTAAGTTAATAACCTAAAGAAATGTAGGAATAAAATAACCCTCTTATTCTATAGTGTATTTTGCACCATTTTTAGCatacaatatttatatatcctTGTCCAAGCTTATTGATTTATCAATTTATTCATGTGTagaatttaataaatagactattttaaatttttaaagtatataaaaaatttactattttgaaaattaaaaaaatgttgaaaTTTACATGTATTATTGCGCCATAAGCACAAACTTATTCCAACATGCCATTTCTACAAAAAAATTCCCTAAGGTTTCTATCTTTGcattcaaaattaaataaatgcataagcattgtttttatttcctatgtttttatttcctatgtttttatttcctaTGTTTTTAtggttattaaaaaaatctaACATTACTAcgttaaattaaaaattaatattattttttttctccattttttcaattatttgTCTCTCATATCGACTTAAAAAAACGAAAgaacaattatataatattttttttcaattgtatatataatacagattcccatatt contains these protein-coding regions:
- a CDS encoding AAR2 protein, putative; this translates as MIETGVSNGNPNDGDNSFLYNDKCSLVLVIDYEGKNEKDVYKSVDKNGESNVINLLDNINYEKENEQMNEELNDGTINEENPELHNQNLTDEKFEEMILSTFKKDNFGKINNSSKKHDSFKESIKLNVGLDYSNFSIDTPYKIIKFITKGSHFLYWSDDVLVGTRNDITKEFKMNEMKKNNCEEMRNSRFVYFDEENKLLVLKYNLKDKNFQYLKEDNSIYKYFFNLHKIDFMDDNLIKYNKDSIMIYPYTYTKIWKSVTSYINDEVINKIEPVNKTFSSSFLEEDKKDKDSGNKSEINFHNQPYMFYSVIPKYPTNMPSKKESKKYEEKEENNEVCNDKNSKKEDGVSEENNGYKNSEIDKHTENTAYFECINIDNKYNKYIPSDLTLINLEKYWILEEIIKQEYTYIYYNDEKKEAFYKYSNKLFYILGEFQFSFILFHIGFNYQSFIQWRNLFELFSNSQILVTKHPDFFEKLLKVVSIHLSYLSDDFFDNKENSFILFGIYNIFDIISNIEDTHENIKSVVDSIDTIIYNKLGLHIPDLSFVYEEYQPTYVNDD
- a CDS encoding mitogen-activated protein kinase phosphatase 1, putative, producing the protein MIYDPIDFEALKKEIKNEEENNSIKTDNQYNILSNAKIKFKIINSFYLYNYMQLLLDQGKNKTIFIVDIRNENFHNQGYIKNSIHINDANKINTIKNEIIKKKNENIKIIFYDNEDVQDLNKYQNIVAFHFSELKADFYFLKGGYTNWKKKFYFLCLKGDQKDASMPSIIVNTTLNTTPNHINSLSTIDSLASYINYPIKICDNVYVGNLIHINNALVYHYLEILCVYDLTSSGFVMKNNKGIKYLRYNTAKGELEHKNFKKDDSINYTSFLDNCMISHIISSMVLNINFDHIEDGKIENNSDNTINKSGKNILENNAIINNNKHQPNNLKKNILIICNDGIKDESNKQKMNSISLIISMCYIIYSKKYNLNLAIAYMIKICNNLSISSQTRTILQNFYNYLVRINFNIHINPSSKDNINNRKCKIENFQDSSINIKDNPPNNHNNRDINQPQISNSNKSMVVNALKNEELLNLIKKYEVNISHVLLDYSNEYVIYINREYIIEDIEIIEEKAQEIEYTYYEYLIQSLLYYIYNKKEQDINFDKINIVLKILKNINSDNKIDNSYKFPYCSLILISLCKILNFENSTEFENTEKIKYESYTNIKFDVFSILCNSIITCIDFIIYNYENNCNFKIASKEYELTIKTTSQDLKDKSIDKNIYMIFLSLKYLLSVFFQFYLYPSISKNKSSYIDQMYNTLQQIDKFADYYYSIFNININSFINDNYKAQVCPFDYLPLYLSDILRPFIIITNYLE
- a CDS encoding site-2 protease S2P, putative, which produces MTSRNIISYFNNVQTEKKQLSSNWLLIDNEKSYWDYKRQSYLSFILSLLPLFLISVIHLSIILNGYYIGHLFLTISYLLSICFFILYFYNSYTIFVLFVFLSFIISLCLHEFAHALVAYKYGDITMVYKGYLYLDILNYLDIFHTLIIPLITLFITGFGIPGNLYWLQLHFIRSRFQLSFIFLSGPISDILYILLFVFFYNMYTFLKNNKKLNVNPHPALFISLATSISFLVESFLLNICPILGFDGWGVIEPYLPYFLNDLINEEIVYNFLSYVCPLLVFIYFNFIEAKFLFFTKITNYILQDLLGIAIYHATFGADSFPTLYSYLKKM